A single region of the Oryzias latipes chromosome 21, ASM223467v1 genome encodes:
- the slc35f5 gene encoding solute carrier family 35 member F5 isoform X1, with protein sequence MSPDANNKTRKCLCLQPLEWVSMEWVFIMNRMSSQGSSTAQRRRMALGVVILLLVDVIWVASSELTSYIFKRQDYNKPFFSTFTKTSMFVLYLLGFLLWRPWRQQCTGTLKRRHSAFFAEAEAYFTPCTTDNTVNNRLSEPLYVPVKFQDVPSEHSDYLIQDCESSFSLLSAPPAPKKQRVRFSNIMEVRQLPSTQALEAKLSRMSYMAAKDHEAMLRSVAKLTITDVAKISFFFCFVWFLANLSYQEALSGTQVAIVNILSSTSGLFTLIFASIFPSNSSDRFTLSKLLAVALSMGGVALVSISSMDNLDEKGVRGCLWSLAGALLYAVYIVMIKRRVDREDKLDIPMFFGFVGLFNLLLLWPGFLLLHYTGFESFELPSQLVWTYILINGLIGTVLSEFLWLWGCFLTSSLIGTLALSLTIPLSILADICMQKVRFSWLFFAGALPVFISFFIATLLSHYNNWDPVLVGLRRLYSFICRKHRIQRLPEDSEQSESLIPLNKVPSSESSFLS encoded by the exons ATGTCACCTGATGCTAATAACAAGACAAGGAAGTGCTTATGTTTACAACCGCTGGAGTG GGTCTCAATGGAGTGGGTTTTCATCATGAACCGGATGAGCTCTCAGGGAAGCTCTACAGCCCAGCGGAGGAGGATGGCCTTAGGGGTGGTGATACTCCTTCTGGTGGATGTCATCTGGGTGGCTTCCTCCGAGCTAACCTCA TACATTTTCAAGCGTCAGGATtacaacaaacctttttttagcacatttaccAAGACATCAATGTTTGTGCTGTATTTGCTGGGATTCCTCCTGTGGAGGCCCTGGAGGCAACAGTGCACTGGCACGCTGAAACGCAGGCACTCTGCATTT TTTGCTGAGGCTGAGGCCTACTTTACGCCCTGCACCACTGACAACACTGTAAACAACCGCTTG AGTGAACCACTGTATGTACCAGTGAAGTTTCAGGATGTACCCAGCGAACACTCTGACTATTTAATCCAAGACTGTGAATCCT cATTCAGTCTTCTTTCTGCTCCCCCAGCACCAAAAAAGCAGCGGGTCCGCTTCAGTAATATCATGGAGGTGCGCCAGCTGCCGTCCACTCAAGCCCTGGAAGCCAAGCTTTCCCGCATGTCCTACATGGCTGCCAAAGACCATGAGGCCATGTTGCGCTCTGTGGCAAAGCTAACCATCACTGATGTGGCAAAAATcagcttctttttctgctttgtg TGGTTTCTGGCTAACCTGTCATACCAGGAAGCCCTGTCAGGCACACAGGTTGCTATTGTTAACATTTTGTCATCTACTTCAG GACTTTTCACACTCATTTTTGCATCCATATTTCCCAGCAACAGCAGCGACCGTTTCACCCTGTCCAAACTACTAGCAGTGGCTCTGAG CATGGGAGGTGTTGCGCTTGTGAGTATCTCCAGCATGGACAACCTTGATGAGAAAGGTGTCAGAG GTTGTCTGTGGTCGCTGGCTGGGGCTTTGCTGTATGCCGTCTACATTGTGATGATCAAGAGACGGGTGGATCGTGAGGACAAGCTAGACATTCCAATGTTTTTTG GGTTTGTGGGTCTGTtcaacctgctgctgctgtggcccGGCTTCCTCCTGCTTCACTACACAGGCTTTGAGTCCTTCGAGCTGCCCAGTCAACTCGTGTGGACATACATCCTCATCAATGGCCTCATCGGAACAGTTCTTTCCGAGTTTCTCTGGCTCTG GGGCTGTTTTCTTACATCGTCTCTAATTGGGACTCTGGCCCTCAGCCTCACTATCCCACTCTCTATTCTGGCAGATATTTGCATGCAGAAG GTGCGCTTCTCATGGTTATTTTTTGCTGGGGCACTGCCTGTTTTTATATCCTTCTTCATCGCCACACTATTAAGCCATTACAACAACTGGGATCCAGTATTGGTGGGGCTGAGGAGGTTATATTCTTTCATTTGCAGAAAACATCGCATTCAAAG ACTGCCAGAAGACTCTGAACAGAGTGAAAGCCTGATTCCTCTGAACAAAGTCCCTTCCAGTGAATCCAGCTTcctttcgtga
- the slc35f5 gene encoding solute carrier family 35 member F5 isoform X2: MSPDANNKTRKCLCLQPLEWVSMEWVFIMNRMSSQGSSTAQRRRMALGVVILLLVDVIWVASSELTSYIFKRQDYNKPFFSTFTKTSMFVLYLLGFLLWRPWRQQCTGTLKRRHSAFFAEAEAYFTPCTTDNTVNNRLSEPLYVPVKFQDVPSEHSDYLIQDCESSPKKQRVRFSNIMEVRQLPSTQALEAKLSRMSYMAAKDHEAMLRSVAKLTITDVAKISFFFCFVWFLANLSYQEALSGTQVAIVNILSSTSGLFTLIFASIFPSNSSDRFTLSKLLAVALSMGGVALVSISSMDNLDEKGVRGCLWSLAGALLYAVYIVMIKRRVDREDKLDIPMFFGFVGLFNLLLLWPGFLLLHYTGFESFELPSQLVWTYILINGLIGTVLSEFLWLWGCFLTSSLIGTLALSLTIPLSILADICMQKVRFSWLFFAGALPVFISFFIATLLSHYNNWDPVLVGLRRLYSFICRKHRIQRLPEDSEQSESLIPLNKVPSSESSFLS; encoded by the exons ATGTCACCTGATGCTAATAACAAGACAAGGAAGTGCTTATGTTTACAACCGCTGGAGTG GGTCTCAATGGAGTGGGTTTTCATCATGAACCGGATGAGCTCTCAGGGAAGCTCTACAGCCCAGCGGAGGAGGATGGCCTTAGGGGTGGTGATACTCCTTCTGGTGGATGTCATCTGGGTGGCTTCCTCCGAGCTAACCTCA TACATTTTCAAGCGTCAGGATtacaacaaacctttttttagcacatttaccAAGACATCAATGTTTGTGCTGTATTTGCTGGGATTCCTCCTGTGGAGGCCCTGGAGGCAACAGTGCACTGGCACGCTGAAACGCAGGCACTCTGCATTT TTTGCTGAGGCTGAGGCCTACTTTACGCCCTGCACCACTGACAACACTGTAAACAACCGCTTG AGTGAACCACTGTATGTACCAGTGAAGTTTCAGGATGTACCCAGCGAACACTCTGACTATTTAATCCAAGACTGTGAATCCT CACCAAAAAAGCAGCGGGTCCGCTTCAGTAATATCATGGAGGTGCGCCAGCTGCCGTCCACTCAAGCCCTGGAAGCCAAGCTTTCCCGCATGTCCTACATGGCTGCCAAAGACCATGAGGCCATGTTGCGCTCTGTGGCAAAGCTAACCATCACTGATGTGGCAAAAATcagcttctttttctgctttgtg TGGTTTCTGGCTAACCTGTCATACCAGGAAGCCCTGTCAGGCACACAGGTTGCTATTGTTAACATTTTGTCATCTACTTCAG GACTTTTCACACTCATTTTTGCATCCATATTTCCCAGCAACAGCAGCGACCGTTTCACCCTGTCCAAACTACTAGCAGTGGCTCTGAG CATGGGAGGTGTTGCGCTTGTGAGTATCTCCAGCATGGACAACCTTGATGAGAAAGGTGTCAGAG GTTGTCTGTGGTCGCTGGCTGGGGCTTTGCTGTATGCCGTCTACATTGTGATGATCAAGAGACGGGTGGATCGTGAGGACAAGCTAGACATTCCAATGTTTTTTG GGTTTGTGGGTCTGTtcaacctgctgctgctgtggcccGGCTTCCTCCTGCTTCACTACACAGGCTTTGAGTCCTTCGAGCTGCCCAGTCAACTCGTGTGGACATACATCCTCATCAATGGCCTCATCGGAACAGTTCTTTCCGAGTTTCTCTGGCTCTG GGGCTGTTTTCTTACATCGTCTCTAATTGGGACTCTGGCCCTCAGCCTCACTATCCCACTCTCTATTCTGGCAGATATTTGCATGCAGAAG GTGCGCTTCTCATGGTTATTTTTTGCTGGGGCACTGCCTGTTTTTATATCCTTCTTCATCGCCACACTATTAAGCCATTACAACAACTGGGATCCAGTATTGGTGGGGCTGAGGAGGTTATATTCTTTCATTTGCAGAAAACATCGCATTCAAAG ACTGCCAGAAGACTCTGAACAGAGTGAAAGCCTGATTCCTCTGAACAAAGTCCCTTCCAGTGAATCCAGCTTcctttcgtga
- the slc35f5 gene encoding solute carrier family 35 member F5 isoform X3 translates to MEWVFIMNRMSSQGSSTAQRRRMALGVVILLLVDVIWVASSELTSYIFKRQDYNKPFFSTFTKTSMFVLYLLGFLLWRPWRQQCTGTLKRRHSAFFAEAEAYFTPCTTDNTVNNRLSEPLYVPVKFQDVPSEHSDYLIQDCESSFSLLSAPPAPKKQRVRFSNIMEVRQLPSTQALEAKLSRMSYMAAKDHEAMLRSVAKLTITDVAKISFFFCFVWFLANLSYQEALSGTQVAIVNILSSTSGLFTLIFASIFPSNSSDRFTLSKLLAVALSMGGVALVSISSMDNLDEKGVRGCLWSLAGALLYAVYIVMIKRRVDREDKLDIPMFFGFVGLFNLLLLWPGFLLLHYTGFESFELPSQLVWTYILINGLIGTVLSEFLWLWGCFLTSSLIGTLALSLTIPLSILADICMQKVRFSWLFFAGALPVFISFFIATLLSHYNNWDPVLVGLRRLYSFICRKHRIQRLPEDSEQSESLIPLNKVPSSESSFLS, encoded by the exons ATGGAGTGGGTTTTCATCATGAACCGGATGAGCTCTCAGGGAAGCTCTACAGCCCAGCGGAGGAGGATGGCCTTAGGGGTGGTGATACTCCTTCTGGTGGATGTCATCTGGGTGGCTTCCTCCGAGCTAACCTCA TACATTTTCAAGCGTCAGGATtacaacaaacctttttttagcacatttaccAAGACATCAATGTTTGTGCTGTATTTGCTGGGATTCCTCCTGTGGAGGCCCTGGAGGCAACAGTGCACTGGCACGCTGAAACGCAGGCACTCTGCATTT TTTGCTGAGGCTGAGGCCTACTTTACGCCCTGCACCACTGACAACACTGTAAACAACCGCTTG AGTGAACCACTGTATGTACCAGTGAAGTTTCAGGATGTACCCAGCGAACACTCTGACTATTTAATCCAAGACTGTGAATCCT cATTCAGTCTTCTTTCTGCTCCCCCAGCACCAAAAAAGCAGCGGGTCCGCTTCAGTAATATCATGGAGGTGCGCCAGCTGCCGTCCACTCAAGCCCTGGAAGCCAAGCTTTCCCGCATGTCCTACATGGCTGCCAAAGACCATGAGGCCATGTTGCGCTCTGTGGCAAAGCTAACCATCACTGATGTGGCAAAAATcagcttctttttctgctttgtg TGGTTTCTGGCTAACCTGTCATACCAGGAAGCCCTGTCAGGCACACAGGTTGCTATTGTTAACATTTTGTCATCTACTTCAG GACTTTTCACACTCATTTTTGCATCCATATTTCCCAGCAACAGCAGCGACCGTTTCACCCTGTCCAAACTACTAGCAGTGGCTCTGAG CATGGGAGGTGTTGCGCTTGTGAGTATCTCCAGCATGGACAACCTTGATGAGAAAGGTGTCAGAG GTTGTCTGTGGTCGCTGGCTGGGGCTTTGCTGTATGCCGTCTACATTGTGATGATCAAGAGACGGGTGGATCGTGAGGACAAGCTAGACATTCCAATGTTTTTTG GGTTTGTGGGTCTGTtcaacctgctgctgctgtggcccGGCTTCCTCCTGCTTCACTACACAGGCTTTGAGTCCTTCGAGCTGCCCAGTCAACTCGTGTGGACATACATCCTCATCAATGGCCTCATCGGAACAGTTCTTTCCGAGTTTCTCTGGCTCTG GGGCTGTTTTCTTACATCGTCTCTAATTGGGACTCTGGCCCTCAGCCTCACTATCCCACTCTCTATTCTGGCAGATATTTGCATGCAGAAG GTGCGCTTCTCATGGTTATTTTTTGCTGGGGCACTGCCTGTTTTTATATCCTTCTTCATCGCCACACTATTAAGCCATTACAACAACTGGGATCCAGTATTGGTGGGGCTGAGGAGGTTATATTCTTTCATTTGCAGAAAACATCGCATTCAAAG ACTGCCAGAAGACTCTGAACAGAGTGAAAGCCTGATTCCTCTGAACAAAGTCCCTTCCAGTGAATCCAGCTTcctttcgtga
- the slc35f5 gene encoding solute carrier family 35 member F5 isoform X4 — protein MEWVFIMNRMSSQGSSTAQRRRMALGVVILLLVDVIWVASSELTSYIFKRQDYNKPFFSTFTKTSMFVLYLLGFLLWRPWRQQCTGTLKRRHSAFFAEAEAYFTPCTTDNTVNNRLSEPLYVPVKFQDVPSEHSDYLIQDCESSPKKQRVRFSNIMEVRQLPSTQALEAKLSRMSYMAAKDHEAMLRSVAKLTITDVAKISFFFCFVWFLANLSYQEALSGTQVAIVNILSSTSGLFTLIFASIFPSNSSDRFTLSKLLAVALSMGGVALVSISSMDNLDEKGVRGCLWSLAGALLYAVYIVMIKRRVDREDKLDIPMFFGFVGLFNLLLLWPGFLLLHYTGFESFELPSQLVWTYILINGLIGTVLSEFLWLWGCFLTSSLIGTLALSLTIPLSILADICMQKVRFSWLFFAGALPVFISFFIATLLSHYNNWDPVLVGLRRLYSFICRKHRIQRLPEDSEQSESLIPLNKVPSSESSFLS, from the exons ATGGAGTGGGTTTTCATCATGAACCGGATGAGCTCTCAGGGAAGCTCTACAGCCCAGCGGAGGAGGATGGCCTTAGGGGTGGTGATACTCCTTCTGGTGGATGTCATCTGGGTGGCTTCCTCCGAGCTAACCTCA TACATTTTCAAGCGTCAGGATtacaacaaacctttttttagcacatttaccAAGACATCAATGTTTGTGCTGTATTTGCTGGGATTCCTCCTGTGGAGGCCCTGGAGGCAACAGTGCACTGGCACGCTGAAACGCAGGCACTCTGCATTT TTTGCTGAGGCTGAGGCCTACTTTACGCCCTGCACCACTGACAACACTGTAAACAACCGCTTG AGTGAACCACTGTATGTACCAGTGAAGTTTCAGGATGTACCCAGCGAACACTCTGACTATTTAATCCAAGACTGTGAATCCT CACCAAAAAAGCAGCGGGTCCGCTTCAGTAATATCATGGAGGTGCGCCAGCTGCCGTCCACTCAAGCCCTGGAAGCCAAGCTTTCCCGCATGTCCTACATGGCTGCCAAAGACCATGAGGCCATGTTGCGCTCTGTGGCAAAGCTAACCATCACTGATGTGGCAAAAATcagcttctttttctgctttgtg TGGTTTCTGGCTAACCTGTCATACCAGGAAGCCCTGTCAGGCACACAGGTTGCTATTGTTAACATTTTGTCATCTACTTCAG GACTTTTCACACTCATTTTTGCATCCATATTTCCCAGCAACAGCAGCGACCGTTTCACCCTGTCCAAACTACTAGCAGTGGCTCTGAG CATGGGAGGTGTTGCGCTTGTGAGTATCTCCAGCATGGACAACCTTGATGAGAAAGGTGTCAGAG GTTGTCTGTGGTCGCTGGCTGGGGCTTTGCTGTATGCCGTCTACATTGTGATGATCAAGAGACGGGTGGATCGTGAGGACAAGCTAGACATTCCAATGTTTTTTG GGTTTGTGGGTCTGTtcaacctgctgctgctgtggcccGGCTTCCTCCTGCTTCACTACACAGGCTTTGAGTCCTTCGAGCTGCCCAGTCAACTCGTGTGGACATACATCCTCATCAATGGCCTCATCGGAACAGTTCTTTCCGAGTTTCTCTGGCTCTG GGGCTGTTTTCTTACATCGTCTCTAATTGGGACTCTGGCCCTCAGCCTCACTATCCCACTCTCTATTCTGGCAGATATTTGCATGCAGAAG GTGCGCTTCTCATGGTTATTTTTTGCTGGGGCACTGCCTGTTTTTATATCCTTCTTCATCGCCACACTATTAAGCCATTACAACAACTGGGATCCAGTATTGGTGGGGCTGAGGAGGTTATATTCTTTCATTTGCAGAAAACATCGCATTCAAAG ACTGCCAGAAGACTCTGAACAGAGTGAAAGCCTGATTCCTCTGAACAAAGTCCCTTCCAGTGAATCCAGCTTcctttcgtga